A window of the Methanoregula sp. genome harbors these coding sequences:
- a CDS encoding tetratricopeptide repeat protein: MIRAGIFGIVFFVLCTLPVLAYSPEAADWYAQGNMLIENKNYTQAIGAYNEAIARAPDYFEAWNGKADALNRAQRFNEALAASDKTLSLNPNYLQGWINRGYILYNLGRYEDELKAYETAISIDPSNPDAWFNKGYSLAGLKRYDEAITVFDKVKSLDPTYPKLADNRRIAEQSRDAATPWYIKNALTIGIIVLFTVGAIVWFISVRKEH; the protein is encoded by the coding sequence ATGATACGTGCAGGAATATTCGGCATCGTTTTCTTTGTTCTTTGCACTCTTCCGGTATTGGCATATTCACCTGAAGCTGCCGATTGGTACGCACAGGGAAACATGCTTATTGAAAATAAAAATTATACCCAGGCAATTGGTGCTTACAATGAAGCGATTGCCCGGGCCCCGGATTATTTTGAGGCCTGGAATGGCAAAGCCGATGCATTAAACCGGGCACAACGATTCAATGAGGCTCTCGCTGCATCGGACAAGACATTGTCTTTGAATCCAAACTATCTGCAGGGTTGGATCAACCGTGGTTATATACTCTACAATCTTGGCCGGTATGAAGATGAACTGAAAGCCTATGAAACGGCCATATCCATCGATCCTTCAAATCCTGATGCATGGTTCAACAAAGGCTATTCCCTTGCAGGATTGAAACGGTATGACGAAGCGATCACCGTCTTTGATAAAGTAAAGTCACTCGATCCTACCTATCCGAAACTTGCCGATAACCGGCGTATTGCAGAACAAAGCCGCGATGCAGCTACTCCATGGTATATTAAAAACGCTCTCACAATAGGAATTATTGTCCTTTTCACCGTCGGCGCAATCGTGTGGTTTATTTCCGTCAGGAAAGAACACTAA
- a CDS encoding methyltransferase domain-containing protein, protein MKLLFELSGENPTLPFAELACVGTILEERLQVAVAECPHPEEAQRLAMTQVVLEYLGECDPTIPAFTALLEELAIRSTNTFAGRVKKIHGGCNEHNPSSQRKFERLIGDMISGPVCLNNPDTEYRAILSEDKCYFGKVLFPINRSGYDTRNPGKRDFFHPGVMMPRMARTLANIACVQAGDTVLDPFCGTGGILIEAELLGAMGIGSDFDPLMVQGSRQNVIQSSLMLADATSLPFQDHSIDSVVTDLPYGQSVCIKKADTMANLYADALDEIGRILKTGRRAVIVTHKDISEIARKHMTVLQQHEQRVHKSLTRRVLVLGH, encoded by the coding sequence ATGAAACTGCTCTTTGAGCTTTCCGGAGAGAACCCGACACTGCCCTTTGCTGAACTTGCATGTGTCGGCACTATTCTTGAAGAGCGCCTGCAGGTTGCGGTTGCAGAATGTCCCCATCCCGAAGAAGCCCAAAGACTTGCCATGACCCAGGTCGTGCTCGAGTATCTCGGGGAATGCGATCCGACTATACCTGCATTCACTGCATTACTTGAAGAACTGGCCATAAGGTCAACAAATACTTTTGCGGGTCGGGTAAAAAAAATTCATGGGGGATGCAATGAACACAATCCCTCATCACAACGAAAGTTCGAACGACTGATTGGTGATATGATATCGGGTCCGGTATGTTTGAACAACCCGGATACTGAATACCGTGCAATTCTTTCTGAAGACAAGTGTTATTTTGGTAAGGTCCTCTTCCCCATCAACCGTTCCGGATATGATACGAGAAATCCCGGGAAACGTGATTTTTTTCACCCGGGTGTCATGATGCCAAGAATGGCGCGGACACTGGCAAATATTGCTTGTGTACAGGCAGGAGATACGGTTCTCGATCCGTTCTGTGGCACGGGCGGAATCCTTATTGAAGCAGAGCTACTGGGGGCGATGGGAATTGGCAGTGATTTCGATCCATTGATGGTGCAGGGAAGCCGCCAGAATGTGATACAATCTTCTCTGATGCTTGCTGACGCAACGTCTTTACCTTTTCAGGATCATTCAATCGATTCGGTTGTCACTGATTTGCCCTATGGCCAGTCGGTCTGCATTAAAAAGGCAGATACCATGGCTAATCTCTATGCAGATGCACTGGATGAGATTGGCCGTATCTTAAAAACAGGAAGGCGAGCGGTTATTGTAACCCATAAGGATATTTCCGAAATTGCCCGTAAACATATGACGGTTCTCCAGCAGCACGAACAGCGCGTGCATAAGAGTCTCACACGACGCGTCTTAGTTCTCGGTCATTAG
- the dnaJ gene encoding molecular chaperone DnaJ has product MGAGDYYDILGISRNADDKEVKKAYRNLARKYHPDVCKEPGAEEKFKQINEAYSVLSDEQKKGQYDNMGHETYTNASKGSYTGGGHGGGGFSADFSGFGDIFDFFGGGQRRSGPQPGADLLMRIQIRLEDAVSGIDREIEVMHTEPCATCSGSGSETKRLNMCPRCGGTGQMRQTAQSAFGQFVRMTPCTQCGGKGKIPEKVCKTCHGSGHTRVKRKISVHIPAGIDNGMRLRMEGYGEAGDYGAANGDLFIEVYVQSHDRFIRTGDNLETTIEISPAQAALGTSMEIETIDKRHIDLKIPAGIQYNTALKIGGEGVKRRGHHGDLLVRVKIITPKSLSGEQRDLYQKLADMEGSSDAGGGFFSGIMGKKKGKK; this is encoded by the coding sequence ATGGGCGCAGGAGATTATTACGACATACTCGGCATATCCCGGAATGCCGATGACAAGGAAGTAAAGAAAGCATACCGCAACCTCGCCCGTAAATATCACCCGGATGTCTGCAAAGAACCAGGAGCAGAAGAGAAGTTCAAGCAGATCAACGAGGCCTACAGTGTCCTTTCCGATGAACAGAAGAAAGGACAGTATGACAACATGGGTCACGAGACGTACACCAATGCTTCAAAAGGCTCCTATACCGGAGGGGGACATGGGGGCGGAGGATTCTCTGCTGACTTCTCCGGATTTGGAGATATTTTTGATTTCTTTGGCGGGGGCCAGCGGCGATCAGGGCCGCAACCCGGCGCAGACCTCCTCATGCGCATCCAGATCCGGCTTGAGGATGCAGTTTCCGGCATTGATCGTGAGATCGAAGTGATGCATACCGAACCCTGCGCTACCTGCAGTGGATCGGGAAGTGAGACAAAACGCCTTAACATGTGTCCCCGTTGTGGGGGTACCGGGCAGATGCGACAGACTGCCCAGTCAGCATTCGGCCAGTTTGTCCGCATGACACCCTGCACCCAGTGTGGCGGAAAAGGTAAAATTCCTGAGAAAGTCTGCAAAACCTGCCATGGGTCCGGTCATACCCGCGTGAAAAGGAAAATATCTGTACATATCCCTGCAGGGATTGACAATGGTATGCGGCTTCGCATGGAGGGATATGGAGAGGCCGGGGATTACGGTGCAGCAAATGGCGATCTGTTTATCGAAGTGTATGTCCAGTCACATGACCGGTTTATCAGAACCGGTGATAACCTTGAGACTACTATTGAGATTAGTCCTGCACAGGCAGCTCTTGGTACATCCATGGAGATAGAGACTATTGACAAAAGACATATCGATCTCAAAATACCTGCCGGTATTCAGTATAATACAGCACTAAAGATTGGAGGCGAAGGGGTAAAACGCCGCGGGCATCACGGTGATCTGCTCGTACGGGTGAAAATTATCACGCCAAAATCCTTGAGCGGGGAACAGAGAGATCTTTATCAGAAACTTGCCGATATGGAAGGCAGTTCCGACGCAGGTGGAGGGTTCTTCTCGGGTATCATGGGAAAGAAAAAAGGAAAAAAATGA